A window of the Diceros bicornis minor isolate mBicDic1 chromosome 30, mDicBic1.mat.cur, whole genome shotgun sequence genome harbors these coding sequences:
- the LOC131394262 gene encoding olfactory receptor 7A17-like produces MEPGNDTQISEFVLLGFSEEPELQPLISGIFLSMYLIMVFANLLIILATISDSHLHTPMYFFLSNLSFVDICFTSTTIPKMLRNIQMQSRVITYEGCITQMYFALFFAGVDDFLLTVMAYDRFMAICHPLHYMVLMNPQLCGLLVLVSWIMSALHSLLQSSMVLQLSFCRDLEIPHFFCELNQVVQLACSDTFIYNIVIYFAAVLLAGGPLVGILYSYFQIVFSIHGISSAQGKYKAFSTCSSHLVAVSLFYSSSLGVYLGPDATHRSQLSATASVMYTVVTPMLNPFIYSLRNRDIKRALKSFLSMAAIKRPIVLRLRKHP; encoded by the coding sequence ATGGAACCAGGAAATGATACACAAATTTCTGAATTTGTTCTTCTGGGATTTTCAGAGGAACCAGAACTGCAGCCCCTCATATCTGGGATTTTCCTCTCCATGTACCTGATCATGGTGTTTGCAAATCTGCTCATCATTCTGGCCACCATCTCAgactcccacctccacacacccatgtacttcttcctctccaacctgTCTTTTGTGGACATCTGTTTCACCTCCACCACCATCCCAAAGATGCTGCGGAACATCCAGATGCAGAGCAGAGTCATAACCTATGAAGGTTGCATCACCCAGATGTATTTTGCCTTATTCTTTGCAGGGGTTGATGACTTTCTATTGactgtgatggcctatgaccgcttcATGGCCATCTGCCACCCCCTGCACTACATGGTTCTCATGAACCCCCAGCTCTGTGGACTGCTGGTTCTGGTGTCCTGGATCATGAGTGCTCTGCATTCCTTGTTACAAAGCTCAATGGTGTTGCAGCTGTCCTTCTGTAGAGACTTGGAAATCCCCCACTTTTTCTGTGAACTTAATCAGGTGGTACAACTTGCCTGTTCTGATACTTTCATCTACAACATAGTGATATACTTTGCAGCAGTGCTGCTGGCTGGTGGTCCTCTTGTAGGCATCCTTTACTCATACTTTCAAATAGTTTTCTCAATCCATGGAATCTCATCAGCTcaaggaaaatataaagcattttccACATGTTCATCTCACCTCGTAGCTGTCTCCTTATTTTATTCTAGTAGCCTAGGAGTGTACCTTGGTCCTGATGCTACACACAGGTCACAATTAAGTGCAACAGCCTCAGTGATGTACACTGTGGTCACACCCATGCTGAACCCCTTTATctacagtctgaggaacagagacATAAAGAGGGCTTTGAAAAGTTTCTTATCGATGGCGGCTATAAAAAGGCCAATTGTATTGAGGCTTAGGAAGCACCCCTGA